A genome region from Dolichospermum compactum NIES-806 includes the following:
- a CDS encoding lipid kinase — translation MSLRALLLVNSNSRQGQERYQEAINCLNQLGLEIITESTEHPNQLGDLIRRYQQEINLVIVGGGDGTLNAAIEAIVETQLPLGILPLGTANDLARTLGIPNSLTEACQIIASGKLRRIDLGCVNGKYFFNVASLGLSVKITQQLTKEIKRRWGIFAYAAIALQVIWRSRPFSAEIRMNDESIYVKTVQIAVGNGRYYGGGMAVVHDAAIDDQRLDLYSLEIDHWWQILPLLPAMRQGRHIHSPNVRALEGQEITVYTRRPHSINTDGEITTHTPAVFRVVPQAIAVLAP, via the coding sequence ATGAGTCTCCGCGCACTATTGTTAGTAAATAGTAATTCTCGTCAAGGACAAGAACGTTACCAAGAAGCGATAAATTGTTTAAATCAATTGGGTTTAGAGATAATTACAGAATCTACAGAACATCCAAATCAATTAGGTGATCTGATTCGGCGTTATCAACAAGAAATAAATTTGGTAATTGTGGGTGGTGGGGATGGTACACTGAATGCTGCTATTGAGGCGATAGTCGAGACTCAATTACCTTTGGGGATTTTACCATTAGGAACTGCTAACGACTTAGCAAGGACTTTAGGAATTCCTAACTCTTTAACGGAAGCGTGTCAAATTATTGCTTCTGGAAAGTTACGCAGGATTGATTTAGGTTGTGTAAATGGTAAATATTTTTTTAATGTGGCTAGTTTGGGGTTAAGTGTAAAAATTACTCAACAATTAACTAAGGAAATTAAACGGCGTTGGGGTATATTTGCTTACGCGGCAATTGCATTGCAAGTAATTTGGAGATCTCGCCCTTTTAGTGCAGAAATTCGTATGAATGATGAATCAATTTATGTTAAAACTGTGCAAATTGCTGTAGGTAATGGTCGCTATTATGGTGGTGGTATGGCTGTAGTTCACGATGCAGCTATAGATGATCAAAGGCTGGATCTTTATAGTTTAGAAATTGATCATTGGTGGCAAATTCTGCCTTTGCTGCCGGCTATGCGTCAAGGACGACATATTCATTCGCCAAATGTTCGCGCCCTTGAAGGGCAGGAAATTACAGTATACACTCGCAGACCCCATTCTATTAATACAGATGGAGAAATCACAACTCATACTCCGGCTGTGTTTCGGGTTGTTCCTCAAGCGATCGCTGTTTTAGCTCCCTAA